A portion of the Juglans microcarpa x Juglans regia isolate MS1-56 chromosome 1D, Jm3101_v1.0, whole genome shotgun sequence genome contains these proteins:
- the LOC121242134 gene encoding UPF0613 protein PB24D3.06c-like: protein MNLSNSSATSLSSLSSSSSSSSTTSSWLSSIVRLRSDRPGSVKMGRNSTVGDGAEITGPVVRKNQWRGVLFKYGPKPIQVAFKTGDHKQQVIFIGGLTDGFLATEYLEPLAIALENEKWALVQPLFSSSYSGFGTSSLQQDAKELDQLISHLINKEDSEGVVLLGHSTGCQDIVHYMHTNAACSRAVRAAILQAPVSDREYRATLPETAAMIDLASTMISEGRGSELMPRDADPTSPITAYRYHSLCAYMGDDDMFSSDLSDDQLRMRLGHMSNTPCQVIFSMADEYVPDYVDNKALVERLCRAMGGAEKAEIEHGNHSLSNRVDEAVQAIIDFLKREGPKGWDDPWK from the exons ATGAATCTCTCGAACTCTTCAGCGACTTCTTTGTCCTCCTTatcgtcttcgtcttcgtcATCCTCAACAACGAGTTCTTGGCTCTCCAGCATTGTGCGACTCCGGTCAGACCGGCCTGGGAGCGTCAAGATGGGCAGAAACTCCACCGTCGGTGATGGTGCTGAAATTACCGGTCCGGTTGTGCGGAAGAACCAGTGGCGTGGTGTGCTCTTCAAGTACGGGCCTAAGCCTATTCAg GTTGCATTTAAAACAGGTGATCATAAACAACAAGTAATTTTTATTGGTGGATTAACTGATGGTTTTCTGGCGACAGA ATACTTGGAACCTCTTGCAATTGCCCTGGAGAACGAGAAGTGGGCACTTGTTCAACCACTTTTCTCGTCCTCATATAGTGGATTTGGCACCTCCAGCTTGCAACAA GATGCGAAGGAGCTTGATCAGCTGATCAGTCATTTAATAAACAAAGAAGATTCCGAAGGTGTGGTACTACTGGGGCATAGCACTGGTTGTCAG GATATTGTGCATTATATGCATACAAATGCTGCTTGCTCTAGAGCTGTCCGTGCTGCCATATTGCAG GCTCCTGTCAGTGATCGGGAATATAGAGCAACTCTTCCAGAAACAGCTGCTATGATCGACTTGGCTTCTACCATGATAAGCGAAGGCCGCGGGTCAGAATTAATGCCAAGGGATGCAGATCCAACTTCACCCATAACTGCTTATAG GTATCACTCCCTCTGTGCATATATGGGAGATGATGACATGTTCAGTTCTGACCTTAGCGATGACCAGCTGCGAATGAGACTTGGCCACATGTCTAACACACCTTGCCAG GTAATCTTTTCCATGGCAGATGAGTATGTGCCAGATTATGTGGATAACAAAGCATTGGTTGAAAG ATTGTGCAGAGCAATGGGTGGTGCAGAGAAAGCTGAAATCGAACATGGGAATCACTCCCTCTCTAACAGAGTTGATGAAGCTGTCCAGGCCATAATTGATTTTCTTAAAAGGGAGGGACCTAAAGGTTGGGATGATCCATGGAAGTag
- the LOC121241715 gene encoding uncharacterized protein LOC121241715: MPEKAVNSLSLNPLIPRSSPLLHWRFGVLTALVFVGMVVVWSIDGCTIKSFLEAWRLRQDYKTVKFSTRPANLTRTHPSLPLNTSIILANDPTQNQTNIPTHFDSHILEPVSVQNSTGVPPEPSQNPMQIIASPELSWVAAELEPNLTSNLLTRWLAPGGEPCKDSKTVQIAIPGLDGGNLVDLSAGEIHEFGFQALDESGKPRCLGGDYFETDLSGDSWKSRPLVKDFGNGSYSVSLQVHPDFFGDYNLTVILLFRHFEGLKFSPWRFVFDRELRKIPIRFHKASGQLHEIKTCKESDFNLDIWSGRWTRHGKNDDCKIGNDGRYRCLAPDFPCQSPWCSGPLGLLESNGWVYSAHCAFRLFLADSAWNCLKNRWIFFWGDSNHVDTIRNMLNFVLDLPDIPSVPRRFDMNFSNPKDPSQSVRITSIFNGHWNETGNYEGLNSLQDEGFRNLLKKYFSEGALPDTVIMNSGLHDGVKWKNLRQFSAGADYAASFWTEVMESVKQRGMALPKVFYRTTVATGGYARSLAFNPNKMEAYNGVLLDKLKRAGVVSAVIDNFDMTFPWHFDNRCNDGVHYGRAPVKMKWRDGQIGHQYFVDLMLVHVLLNALCAR; encoded by the coding sequence ATGCCGGAGAAGGCAGTGAATTCGCTATCTTTGAATCCATTGATACCAAGGTCGAGTCCCTTGCTTCATTGGCGTTTTGGGGTGCTGACGGCTTTGGTTTTTGTTGGGATGGTCGTCGTTTGGAGCATAGATGGGTGCACCATAAAGAGCTTTCTTGAAGCTTGGAGGCTCAGGCAAGATTACAAAACCGTGAAGTTCAGCACTCGCCCAGCCAATCTCACCCGAACCCATCCAAGTCTGCCTCTTAACACCTCCATCATCCTAGCTAATGATCCGACCCAGAACCAAACCAATATCCCTACCCACTTCGATTCCCACATTCTTGAACCGGTTTCTGTTCAGAATTCAACTGGAGTGCCTCCAGAACCATCCCAGAATCCAATGCAGATTATAGCTTCGCCGGAATTGAGCTGGGTTGCTGCGGAATTGGAGCCCAACTTGACGTCCAATCTTCTCACCAGGTGGTTAGCTCCTGGAGGTGAACCTTGTAAGGATTCCAAGACGGTGCAGATTGCGATTCCTGGTTTGGATGGTGGGAACTTGGTTGATCTGTCAGCTGGCGAAATCCATGAATTTGGTTTTCAAGCACTGGATGAGTCTGGAAAACCTCGCTGTTTAGGTGGGGATTACTTTGAGACTGATCTTTCAGGGGATTCTTGGAAGTCCAGACCATTAGTCAAAGATTTTGGTAATGGGTCTTATTCTGTTTCGCTTCAGGTTCATCCGGATTTTTTCGGGGATTACAATCTGACGGTAATTCTGCTCTTTAGGCATTTTGAGGGCCTAAAATTCTCGCCTTGGCGCTTCGTGTTTGATCGAGAGCTTCGCAAGATTCCAATCAGGTTTCACAAAGCCTCAGGTCAGTTGCATGAGATAAAAACTTGTAAAGAATCTGATTTTAACCTGGACATTTGGTCTGGGAGGTGGACTCGGCATGGTAAAAATGATGATTGCAAAATCGGTAACGATGGTCGGTACCGTTGCCTAGCACCAGACTTTCCATGCCAGAGTCCATGGTGTAGTGGTCCACTGGGGTTGTTAGAGAGTAACGGTTGGGTCTACTCTGCACATTGTGCATTTAGATTGTTCCTAGCGGATTCTGCTTGGAATTGCTTGAAGAATCGGTGGATTTTCTTCTGGGGTGATTCAAATCACGTTGATACAATTCGAAACATGCTCaattttgttttagatttaCCTGATATTCCGTCAGTTCCTAGGCGGTTTGATATGAACTTCTCAAACCCCAAAGACCCGTCTCAGTCAGTTAGGATCACTAGCATTTTCAATGGCCATTGGAATGAGACAGGGAATTATGAAGGGTTGAATTCGCTGCAAGATGAAGGATTtagaaatttgttaaaaaagtaCTTTTCAGAAGGCGCACTTCCAGACACAGTGATCATGAACTCTGGATTACACGATGGTGTTAAGTGGAAAAATTTGAGACAATTCTCTGCAGGCGCAGATTATGCAGCGTCATTCTGGACCGAGGTTATGGAGTCAGTGAAGCAGAGGGGGATGGCgttgccaaaggttttttaCAGGACCACGGTGGCGACTGGTGGATATGCTCGGTCACTGGCATTTAACCCCAATAAAATGGAGGCATATAATGGGGTATTGCTGGACAAATTGAAGCGAGCTGGGGTAGTTTCGGCCGTGATTGATAACTTTGATATGACTTTTCCTTGGCATTTTGATAACCGGTGCAATGACGGTGTGCATTATGGCCGGGCTCCAGTGAAGATGAAATGGAGAGATGGCCAAATTGGGCACCAGTATTTTGTAGACCTCATGTTAGTTCATGTGCTGCTCAATGCACTCTGCGCAAGATAG